One genomic segment of Anguilla anguilla isolate fAngAng1 chromosome 2, fAngAng1.pri, whole genome shotgun sequence includes these proteins:
- the tfam gene encoding transcription factor A, mitochondrial isoform X1, whose amino-acid sequence MIPLNLISIGANLLAKPVGIFSSSSFARCTVAVCKSFSTTSAQRPKRPLTSYMRFVKQQRPLVVRQNPDLKLVDIVKRIAQHWRALSPEQKRPFEEASLADHAQYKMDIERYKSQLTPAQSAALKEERRQKMAKRRSIRHKRELTLLGKPKRPRSAFNIFTAEHIPQARGTTMPAKLISVTDDWKRLHLSQKQVYIQLAEDDQIRYKNEMKSWEEHMIEIGREDVVRRKNLAPRKTISTKGGKKKTKVKSAKSKVAAKSTSTKSSGSIKAKKTKKTVKRAEE is encoded by the exons atGATTCCCTTGAATTTAATTTCTATCGGAGCCAACCTTTTAGCTAAACCAGTCGGTATTTTCTCAAGTTCTTCTTTTGCAAG GTGCACAGTGGCAGTGTGCAAAAGCTTCAGTACCACTTCGGCCCAGCGCCCCAAAAGGCCCCTTACGAGTTACATGAGATTCGTGAAACAGCAGCGTCCGCTCGTGGTCAGACAAAACCCAG ATTTGAAACTCGTGGATATAGTGAAAAGGATTGCCCAGCATTGGAGAGCACTGTCACCAGAACAGAAACGG CCTTTTGAGGAAGCCTCGCTGGCTGATCATGCGCAGTACAAAATGGACATAGAGCGGTACAAATCCCAGCTCACTCCAGCTCAGTCTGCAGCActgaaggaggagagaaggCAGAAAATGGCCAAAAGGAGGTCCATCAGGCACAAACGG GAGCTCACGTTGCTGGGTAAGCCCAAACGGCCCAGGTCTGCTTTCAATATTTTCACGGCGGAGCATATTCCTCAAGCCAGAGGAACCACAATGCCG GCAAAGTTGATATCAGTGACGGACGACTGGAAGAGACTGCACCTCTCACAGAAACAG GTCTACATTCAACTAGCTGAAGATGATCAAATCcgttacaaaaatgaaatgaagtctTGGGAGGAGCACATGATAGAAATTGGACGAGAGGACGTTGTGCGGAGGAAAAATCTTGCACCGAGAAAGACCATCAGCACAAAAGGGggcaaaaagaaaaccaaagtTAAATCTGCTAAAAGTAAAGTTGCGGCGAAGTCAACAAGTACTAAATCATCTGGCAGCAtcaaagcaaaaaagactaaaaaaacagtgaaaagggCTGAAGAGTGA
- the tfam gene encoding transcription factor A, mitochondrial isoform X2: MRLMRCTVAVCKSFSTTSAQRPKRPLTSYMRFVKQQRPLVVRQNPDLKLVDIVKRIAQHWRALSPEQKRPFEEASLADHAQYKMDIERYKSQLTPAQSAALKEERRQKMAKRRSIRHKRELTLLGKPKRPRSAFNIFTAEHIPQARGTTMPAKLISVTDDWKRLHLSQKQVYIQLAEDDQIRYKNEMKSWEEHMIEIGREDVVRRKNLAPRKTISTKGGKKKTKVKSAKSKVAAKSTSTKSSGSIKAKKTKKTVKRAEE; the protein is encoded by the exons ATGAGATTAATGAG GTGCACAGTGGCAGTGTGCAAAAGCTTCAGTACCACTTCGGCCCAGCGCCCCAAAAGGCCCCTTACGAGTTACATGAGATTCGTGAAACAGCAGCGTCCGCTCGTGGTCAGACAAAACCCAG ATTTGAAACTCGTGGATATAGTGAAAAGGATTGCCCAGCATTGGAGAGCACTGTCACCAGAACAGAAACGG CCTTTTGAGGAAGCCTCGCTGGCTGATCATGCGCAGTACAAAATGGACATAGAGCGGTACAAATCCCAGCTCACTCCAGCTCAGTCTGCAGCActgaaggaggagagaaggCAGAAAATGGCCAAAAGGAGGTCCATCAGGCACAAACGG GAGCTCACGTTGCTGGGTAAGCCCAAACGGCCCAGGTCTGCTTTCAATATTTTCACGGCGGAGCATATTCCTCAAGCCAGAGGAACCACAATGCCG GCAAAGTTGATATCAGTGACGGACGACTGGAAGAGACTGCACCTCTCACAGAAACAG GTCTACATTCAACTAGCTGAAGATGATCAAATCcgttacaaaaatgaaatgaagtctTGGGAGGAGCACATGATAGAAATTGGACGAGAGGACGTTGTGCGGAGGAAAAATCTTGCACCGAGAAAGACCATCAGCACAAAAGGGggcaaaaagaaaaccaaagtTAAATCTGCTAAAAGTAAAGTTGCGGCGAAGTCAACAAGTACTAAATCATCTGGCAGCAtcaaagcaaaaaagactaaaaaaacagtgaaaagggCTGAAGAGTGA